The Persephonella atlantica region ACATATCCCTTTGATGAAATCTTTGTGATTTTTGCTATCAGTATCTTTCCATCAAGATGAATAGTCTGCTCTCTATCAATCTCACTCACATCAAGACCTAAACTTTTCATAAATTTTTCCACATCTCTTCCTTTTAACTGCTGGGATTCAATTCCTAAAATCTCAGATGCTGCCTTGTTAACCTTTTCTATCTTGCCAAACCTGTCAGAGTATATAACCCCTGTCCGTGCATTTTCTAATATCGCCTCAAGATACTCCTTGTTTGCTTTAAGGTCTTTGTTGCTTCTCTGGAGCTGAAAGTACAGGTTTTTCAGTTCATCAACCATATGGTTAAACTCTTCAATAAGGATACCTATCTCGTCAGGAGCTTTTATATCAACCTTTACGTTAAGGTCTCCATTTGCAAGCCTTTTTGAAGCATCAACAAGCCTCTCAAGTGGATATGTAAGATTTCTAACAACATACTGGCCAAACCATAGAGCTGCAAATATAACAAACATTGTTATTGTCAGCATTGTTACAATGTAGCTGACCCTTATGGGATTTTTGTAGTAACGAAACTGGGAATAAATGTCAGAAATGTAAGATATCTCCTTTCTATGCTTGCTCAAAAGAAGAGGAAGTCTGTAATCAACCATTATGAACTGGTTGTTTTTGTATCTTCTAACATATCTCAGGTAGTATTCTCCCTTTTCCTCAATGATAGCCTTCTTAATTCTGAAATCGTAATCCTCAATCTTCTTACGGGGTCTTCCGTAAATCATTACAGGTTTTCTGTTTCTGTCCAGTATCACAATGGAAACTATGTTAAATCTTTTAAATGCCTCATAAGGGGTTACTCTATTTTTCTCCAGCATATAAATAACTTCATCCAAAAACTGAGAATAATTTTTTATATCTTCATCAGTCAGCTTTTGCACTGTTTTTAAAGCATTCTCAACTTTTCCACTGAACCAAAGATTTGTTGCATTTGATATAAGGCTGATAGATGCAACAGACAGAATCATCGCAGGAATAATAACCATTGAAATAAGTATAAATGACAGCTTTTTCCTCAGTTTTCCTGTGGGCTGTCTCTTTTCAAAAAACAGCTTTATCAGGTGTCTCAGGGAAATAGCAAGGATTGCAAGAAAGAACACAACATCAATGTTTATAATAATGAGAAATATGTAAGGGTTAAAAACGTCCTTTACTTTTGATATCTCTTTGAATATGTAGAGGTTTCCAACTATAAAAACAAATACGATGACGGATATTATAAAGATGTTTCGGCGTCTTCTTTGAAAGTCAGCATAACTTCTGTCAAAATCTGTCATAGAAAAAATTTATTCCAGTTTTTGTAAACGGTCATGATTTCCTGTACTTTTCAGGAAGTTCTCTTGGCATTTTGCCTAAATACTCAACCTCCTTTTCCTCATCCAGTCTTTTAGAAAAGGGTTTTTCCATTGTAAGCTCCTCATAAACATGGGCTACAAGACCGGCAGTTCTACCAATAATAAAAAATCCCTTACCAAGCCTCCAGTCAAAACCCATCTCTGAGACAACAGCAGCAATAGCACCGTCAACATTCATAATAAGTTTTTTTCCTTTAATTTTTTCTATAGCTTTTTCAACCTCTTCAGCAAACTGACAGAAATCCCCATAAAATCCCAGTCTTTTTGCTACATCCATTATCTTTTTTGAACGGGGGTCATACTCCTTGTAGTATCTATGTCCATATCCGGGAATTCTTTTTCCCAGTTTTATGTACTCTGCTACTACATTTTCAGGATTTTTTTTGTAGTTTTCCTGTATAAATTTCATTGCTCCCTCAAGGGCTCCACCATGAGCTTCTCCAAATGCAAGAATTCCTGCTCCTACTGCTACATGCAGTGAGTTTCCACCACTTGCAACGGCTCTTGCAGCAATAACGGAAGGTGGAGCAATAGAGTGTTCAACTGTTGCAACAAAAATGGCATCAAGCATCTGTTTTTCTGCTTCTGTTGGAAGTTCTCCCTTTAAAACAAGATATATAGCCTCTGTAAATGTAAGGTTTCCTACAAGGTCTGAAAGCTTATAACCCCTAACATATGCCTCATGGTTAAAATGCCAGCTTACAGCTGTTCTCCACTTTTTCTTCTCCATAACATCTCTACCCTGTGATATTATTTAACATAAATAGTATAAACAAAGAGGAAGGATGTTTTTATACATAATAAGAAGGCTTGTGCAGATGGTTCCTCTTGTTATAGGAATAACATTTATATCGTTTCTTATTATACAGCTTGCCCCGGGGGATTACTTAGATAAGCTGAAGATGAATCCACAGATATCAAAGGAAACATTAGAGGAGCTGAGGAAGGCTTACGGACTGGATAAGCCACTACTCGTTCAGTATTTTTACTGGCTATTGAACGCACTGAAATTTGACCTTGGCTACTCATTTAGCTATCATGTTCCTGTTCTGGAACTTATAAGAGAAAGGATTGGTAATACACTGTTCCTATCTATAACATCGGGTATAATGGCGTGGCTTTTAGCTGTCCCCCTTGGAATATGGGCAGCTCTTAACCCAAACAGATGGGTTGATAAATTTATTCAGCTTTTCTCTTTTACCTTTATGTCAATTCCAAACTTTTTCCTCGCATTTTTACTGCTTTTTGTTGCTGTGAAAACAGGTTTACTTCCAACAGGAGGAGCTACCTCTCCCAATTATGAACAGCTCAGCATGACAGAGAAAATTTTAGACAGGTTGTGGCATGTTTCCCTGCCAGCATTTGTCCTTGCAATAGGTTCACTGGCAGGACTTGTAAGACTTGTAAGGAGTGCAATGATTGAGTCTTTGCAGTCGGAATATGTCCTTTTTGCAAGGGCTAAGGGACTACCTGAAAAAGAGGTAATATATAAACATGCATTGAGAAATGCCCTCAATCCCTTTATTACCCTTTTAGGTTTTGAGATTGCCAGCCTGCTCTCAGGTGCTGCTCTTATTGAGATTATTGTTAACTGGCCGGGAATGGGAATGCTGATGCTTGATGCTGTTCTTTCCCAGGATCTATACCTTGTGATGGGAGGTCTTTATATAG contains the following coding sequences:
- a CDS encoding sensor histidine kinase gives rise to the protein MTDFDRSYADFQRRRRNIFIISVIVFVFIVGNLYIFKEISKVKDVFNPYIFLIIINIDVVFFLAILAISLRHLIKLFFEKRQPTGKLRKKLSFILISMVIIPAMILSVASISLISNATNLWFSGKVENALKTVQKLTDEDIKNYSQFLDEVIYMLEKNRVTPYEAFKRFNIVSIVILDRNRKPVMIYGRPRKKIEDYDFRIKKAIIEEKGEYYLRYVRRYKNNQFIMVDYRLPLLLSKHRKEISYISDIYSQFRYYKNPIRVSYIVTMLTITMFVIFAALWFGQYVVRNLTYPLERLVDASKRLANGDLNVKVDIKAPDEIGILIEEFNHMVDELKNLYFQLQRSNKDLKANKEYLEAILENARTGVIYSDRFGKIEKVNKAASEILGIESQQLKGRDVEKFMKSLGLDVSEIDREQTIHLDGKILIAKITKISSKGYVLVFDDITEIVAAEKILAWKEIARRIAHEIKNPLTPIRLSAERIKRQFENKNPRFPEILNKSVDVIFTEVDHLSKLVKEFGQFASTGEKINFEKVNLKALFEELKNSYHSDRFEIEIDLPDDITVSGDKKLLRQAFLNIIQNSFESTSDRKMGKLSITAEEKNDYLEIYFKDNGKGIPAEELDKVFIPYYSKKSKGSGLGLAITKEIIEKHRGSIKALPSEEGAIIRVRLRLT
- a CDS encoding citryl-CoA lyase yields the protein MEKKKWRTAVSWHFNHEAYVRGYKLSDLVGNLTFTEAIYLVLKGELPTEAEKQMLDAIFVATVEHSIAPPSVIAARAVASGGNSLHVAVGAGILAFGEAHGGALEGAMKFIQENYKKNPENVVAEYIKLGKRIPGYGHRYYKEYDPRSKKIMDVAKRLGFYGDFCQFAEEVEKAIEKIKGKKLIMNVDGAIAAVVSEMGFDWRLGKGFFIIGRTAGLVAHVYEELTMEKPFSKRLDEEKEVEYLGKMPRELPEKYRKS
- a CDS encoding ABC transporter permease, which encodes MFLYIIRRLVQMVPLVIGITFISFLIIQLAPGDYLDKLKMNPQISKETLEELRKAYGLDKPLLVQYFYWLLNALKFDLGYSFSYHVPVLELIRERIGNTLFLSITSGIMAWLLAVPLGIWAALNPNRWVDKFIQLFSFTFMSIPNFFLAFLLLFVAVKTGLLPTGGATSPNYEQLSMTEKILDRLWHVSLPAFVLAIGSLAGLVRLVRSAMIESLQSEYVLFARAKGLPEKEVIYKHALRNALNPFITLLGFEIASLLSGAALIEIIVNWPGMGMLMLDAVLSQDLYLVMGGLYIGAIMLIIGNLIADILLAKLDPRVRQREIEGVLR